The window GTCCGGTGCTGCCGGCATCGAATTCAGTCAAGGGAGAGAGTGCATtggcgaaggaggtggcggctATCAAACGTGAACTGACGCTTCTCAAGCAGCTGAACCACCCCAACATTGTCCGCTACCTGAACGACGAGGTTGTCGACGGCACGCTGCGCATATACATGGACTACGTCtcgggcggcagcgtcacggcCGCGCTCAAGTCGTATGGCAGCTTCGAGGAGCcgcaggcggccgcgctgTGTTTTCAACTGCTGCAGGGGCTCGCCTACATGCACCGCCGTGGCATCATCCACCAGGATTTGAAGGGTGACAACTTGCTTTTGGAGACGTCGAGTCAGCTCAAAATTGCGGACCTGGGCACCGCCCGGAGCATTTGCTCGTcgacgatgatgacgacAAATATCGTCGGAACGGCGTACTTTATGGCTCCGGAAGTACTGCAGCCGAACGGCGCGGCGGTcgggacggcggcggatATCTGGTCCGTTGCCTGCTGCGTAATCGAGATGATGACAGGCAAGCCACCGCTCTCTGACCTGCCGAATCAGTTCACGGTGATGATGGCGATTGGCGGCTCGGCCACGGTGCCGCTCGACAAGTACATTCCAGCTGACAACACGTGGTCCAGTGAGGTGCTGGACTTTATATCGCAATGCCTGCGCGCAAACCCGGCACAGAGGCCCacggcggtggagctgctgcagcacagctgGTTCGCAAAGTTTCTGAACGTGGTGCACGTGCCGTCTAtgtcgacgccggcgacgctgAACTCCTTTCTGACCCCCCCGGCCCCGCCCATTGAGCGCCCTTTCACCTTATCACCACAGCGGCAAATGGTGTCCCCAATATGCTCGCCTAACTTGACCGCGGTGCTCACGCCAGGCTACGCCGGGCCACAGTATAGCGCCGGCCAACCGGAAAGccgtagcagcagccgcaccagcagccgcaccagcaggGAGCGCAAAGGAAAGCGGGACAAGCGGGTCTCGGCGCGGCGTCACACACGCTACTCGaccagcggcgccacgaGCGCGACATCGCGCCGCTCACAAGAGAGTTCTCAGGCGAGCACGCCGCagtacagcagcagcactcgtACGCGCGACGGATCAGCGCAGAGCGCTTCCTTGCCGCGCTCACACAGCCATCCAGGGAGGCAGCAGGGCCCCACGTCGAAGCGCAGGgcccacgcgcacactcCGGGTCACGGACTCCTCAAGGACGACTCTCGGCAAAGCTCGAGCAGCGAGTACGCGATGCCGCACCACACGTGCACCCCCGCTAGCGgtagcgccggcgccggcggcggcggtgacggcagcGGGGATAACAAAACCAAAACGGCGTTCCTCCCCGCCATCACACACAACGGAAGCGTAGCACTGTCACCGTGCGGCTACTCCCTCGACATGTTGCGTTGCAGTCGATCGCTGAagaacagcggcagctcgcGAGAGCCGGTGAAGGCTTGCTTGCACACTACCGATGCGGAGAACAAGAGCCGAGACTTGCTGCACCTCGGCCAATGCCTAAGCGACCACCACCAGTCCTTCTCCCGCGACCTCGTCGACTCGTCTATGCAGCATGGAGGTGTCACCAAGGCCGGGGTGGAAAGCGGATTGAGCACGCGTGGTGCTGGGAGCCACAGCATGATCGACGACCTGGAAGGCATGAGCCAGCGGACGCTGCCCCCCAGCATCTCCGCACTCCCCTCGACGTCGTGCAAAAACACTCGCGCCAGCGAGGGAGCTAGTTAGAGGACCTGTCTTGCTATGGCGCCGAatgtgtgcgtttgtgtgtttgttcGTGTATGCAGTCAACGCGCTTGCTCGCTTCGGCTGCTCTCCGGGCGTCATACCATGCGGAGGTCCGTTCTTGTGCATCTGTGTATTGTGGCGAAGGCTCTCCATCGTTAGTGAGCGCATGCGTCCGGCAAACTGCCCTTTGCCCTGCGACCTCCACCTGCTtccgcagacgcacacacgcacatttTCCTCTTCATCCGCTTCCCACAGCAAGCCGGTAGGGCTCTATGGCGGACTCAAAAGtgttttctttccttctcgctctctttaCGGGGGTTCGTTGGCGCCCTTCTCGTGTTGTTGTACAGTTTTTTCTCCCGGCGGCCAgagccgaggaggcgcaccgGCATTGGGCGCCAGCGCTGATGCTCGTGCATCGAATACACCCCGCGATGCGCCCTGCCcccttgttgctgctgttctgCTGCCACGCTGTCACTGGAACTCCCCGCTCGGGTGGCCCTTCCATTTCATAGCTGGCGTGCTGGGATCGGTCCCACCCCATCGAGTTGCCGCTCGCATCTCCATCATGTGAGACGGGAAAGCCGGAGGGATGGGNNNNNNNNNNNNNNNNNNNNNNNNNNNNNNNNNNNNNNNNNNNNNNNNNNNNNNNNNNNNNNNNNNNNNNNNNNNNNNNNNNNNNNNNNNNNNNNNNNNNNNNNNNNNNNNNNNNNNNNNNNNNNNNNNNNNNNNNNNNNNNNNNNNNNNCggggtgtgggtgtctgTCTGCTCGCACCCGAACGGTGTGGGCCGGCGCGCATGTcgtctccttcccctccgcTATGTGTCTCTGTATGCGTATCTGCTCGTCTGCCTCCTGTCCATCGCTTTATTGCCCCCCTCGCACGTCTGCCGTGGCTTGGCGTCTGCGCCTCTCAGGCGTGCAACAGGCGAAGAGCGTACGATATTGTCCGCTTCTCCctgttgtgcgcgcgtctctccCGTCACCTACCTTTGCggggtgtgggtgtctgTCTGCTCGCACCCGAACGGTGTGGGCCGGCGCGCATGTcgtctccttcccctccgcTATGTGTCTCTGTATGCGTATCTGCTCGTCTGCCTCCGTCAACGCCTCACGTAATCTCCtacttgctgctgccgtcacgcccgccctctttcttctcccttAAGCGAGGAAGGGCGGCGTCGTCCGCTTCGGGCTCTCTTATTGCGGCTactgcttctcctctgcccGATGACGACGCAGTgtgagggggaaggggcgcacCTCGGTGCGTGGCATCCAGGGCCCACTCCCCACGCTGTGCGAGAGCAGGCCAGGCAGCCCCCGCGGCCCTTTTTgcccctgccaatgccgagccgccgcttctggtggtggcagggtgAGGCGCCTACAGCGTAGGGTGCGGTGAGAGCGACTCACCGNN of the Leishmania donovani BPK282A1 complete genome, chromosome 14 genome contains:
- a CDS encoding protein kinase, putative; translation: MVSPHGRSTFAASILTTGTQLTTGNGTASTGGSAGLGANHNGACAFMPSSLSQDGNGGQSRAPRLASHLFLEDGSIPDISLPPATLQSPAVPDGQQHFGCSGGGGHVSVTALDQSRTPLCSAERRASLCDESSALAAVSLPADASRPTAANFVKGELIGKGSYGAVYRGMQRNNNRIIAMKEIRLPGVVEQQLRQPEKLAATAASPAGVSSCPVLPASNSVKGESALAKEVAAIKRELTLLKQLNHPNIVRYLNDEVVDGTLRIYMDYVSGGSVTAALKSYGSFEEPQAAALCFQLLQGLAYMHRRGIIHQDLKGDNLLLETSSQLKIADLGTARSICSSTMMTTNIVGTAYFMAPEVLQPNGAAVGTAADIWSVACCVIEMMTGKPPLSDLPNQFTVMMAIGGSATVPLDKYIPADNTWSSEVLDFISQCLRANPAQRPTAVELLQHSWFAKFLNVVHVPSMSTPATLNSFLTPPAPPIERPFTLSPQRQMVSPICSPNLTAVLTPGYAGPQYSAGQPESRSSSRTSSRTSRERKGKRDKRVSARRHTRYSTSGATSATSRRSQESSQASTPQYSSSTRTRDGSAQSASLPRSHSHPGRQQGPTSKRRAHAHTPGHGLLKDDSRQSSSSEYAMPHHTCTPASGSAGAGGGGDGSGDNKTKTAFLPAITHNGSVALSPCGYSLDMLRCSRSLKNSGSSREPVKACLHTTDAENKSRDLLHLGQCLSDHHQSFSRDLVDSSMQHGGVTKAGVESGLSTRGAGSHSMIDDLEGMSQRTLPPSISALPSTSCKNTRASEGAS